The Thalassotalea psychrophila genome window below encodes:
- a CDS encoding reprolysin-like metallopeptidase, protein MTLSKLLKNVALLFTYLLYACVGVAYASQSIWQDVSSSPIEQDNFASKKVSVNQSRLLELNISLIKNKLQQAQKNITLPMPDGSMVEFRFTESDVLPVSLAAKYPNIKTYQGVQVDNKNNYGRFDYTEQGFHGVINYNNKTIYIDPEQNFRQNLNSIENDNSVTNLESKRKVNKQYKSYYKKDVVSTTSAIESQVLKVAKAQPLMAQKSNATQAINKVYRIAFAATGEYSQFHGGSKATVLSAITTLVNRLNQVFEVELGIKLQLAEHSDDVIYLDSASDPYVNTYQDVYNNPQVLRETLGINNFDIGHVLSTGGGGLAVVAATCDNDAYVEDEQEYYPIKAMGVTGSERPVSDSFYIDFVAHELGHQLGAEHSFNGQSGYCSGGNRVFLSAYEPGSGSTIMSYAGLCGSESQAIDGENLQASADDYFHIHSIEQMSEYLTADPWQIGQSCGKTFATTNNAPTVDAGRDYVIPAQTPFELTASGSDSDFDELTFTFEQFDLGSASNNIETMQDDGLKPLFRSNKPSHEASRIFPNMDSVLSGSLVIGESYATTNRELNFKVTVRDNKGGIAVDAVKLQVLKNSTPFQILSPNANELWFKTATSTISWDVANTQNDEINCQYVNIDLSGDGGQHFNTRLASKVDNNGEFDVATPKINTSTARVKISCVDNIFFAVSVNTFAINNNFSPVASSDHFEVSFESQNHLDVLNNDTDENLNDELTLVSITYQGRGDVSISSNQISYTPAAGFSGSESLSYQIHDEQGNIVTANVTIDVLAPDRKGAGATGQTGFVIFIFFILIIRKNFIFTTFINNFNNNNNRRALNT, encoded by the coding sequence ATGACGCTATCTAAATTACTTAAAAATGTCGCTCTACTATTTACCTACTTGCTCTATGCTTGTGTAGGTGTTGCATATGCGAGCCAGTCAATATGGCAAGACGTTTCGTCTTCACCAATTGAGCAAGATAACTTTGCCAGCAAGAAAGTATCGGTAAATCAGTCTCGCCTTCTTGAACTCAATATCAGCTTAATAAAAAACAAACTGCAACAAGCTCAGAAAAACATTACCCTGCCAATGCCTGATGGCAGCATGGTTGAATTTAGATTTACTGAATCTGATGTTTTACCAGTTTCGTTAGCCGCCAAATACCCTAATATAAAAACCTACCAGGGTGTGCAAGTTGACAATAAAAATAATTACGGCCGCTTTGATTATACTGAACAGGGCTTTCATGGCGTAATCAACTACAACAATAAAACCATTTATATCGACCCTGAACAAAATTTCAGACAAAACCTAAATAGCATAGAAAATGACAACAGCGTTACTAACCTAGAAAGCAAAAGAAAGGTTAACAAGCAGTATAAAAGTTACTATAAAAAAGATGTTGTATCGACAACGTCCGCTATTGAATCACAAGTATTGAAGGTCGCTAAAGCGCAACCTTTAATGGCGCAAAAGTCAAATGCCACGCAAGCGATAAACAAAGTATATCGCATTGCGTTTGCTGCTACCGGTGAGTACAGCCAGTTTCATGGAGGCAGTAAAGCCACGGTTTTATCAGCCATTACTACTTTGGTAAACCGCTTAAACCAAGTGTTTGAAGTTGAACTTGGCATTAAATTACAACTCGCTGAGCACAGCGATGACGTTATTTATTTAGACTCAGCTAGTGACCCATACGTAAACACCTACCAAGACGTATATAACAATCCTCAAGTATTACGGGAAACTCTTGGCATAAATAACTTTGATATTGGTCATGTGCTTAGTACAGGAGGTGGCGGCTTGGCCGTGGTCGCCGCAACGTGTGATAACGATGCTTATGTCGAAGATGAACAAGAATACTACCCAATAAAGGCGATGGGCGTAACCGGAAGTGAACGCCCTGTTAGTGATAGTTTTTATATTGACTTTGTTGCGCACGAGCTTGGTCACCAGCTTGGCGCTGAACACTCATTTAATGGTCAAAGTGGCTATTGCTCTGGTGGCAATCGTGTGTTTTTGTCTGCGTATGAGCCTGGCAGTGGTTCAACCATAATGTCCTATGCCGGACTTTGTGGTAGCGAGAGTCAAGCGATTGATGGCGAGAACTTACAAGCAAGTGCCGATGATTACTTTCATATCCATTCAATCGAACAAATGTCTGAATATTTAACTGCTGATCCATGGCAAATAGGCCAATCTTGTGGGAAAACCTTTGCAACCACAAATAACGCGCCTACAGTTGATGCTGGCCGTGACTATGTTATCCCAGCACAAACTCCATTTGAATTAACCGCCAGCGGCAGCGACAGTGATTTTGATGAACTTACCTTTACCTTTGAACAATTCGATTTAGGCAGCGCATCTAACAATATAGAGACGATGCAAGATGACGGATTGAAACCGTTATTTCGCTCAAACAAACCAAGCCACGAAGCAAGCAGAATATTCCCTAATATGGATAGTGTTTTATCGGGTAGTTTAGTGATAGGGGAAAGCTACGCCACTACTAACAGAGAGTTAAATTTTAAAGTAACAGTGCGTGATAACAAAGGTGGTATTGCCGTTGATGCGGTAAAATTACAAGTTTTGAAAAACTCTACGCCGTTTCAAATTTTGTCGCCAAATGCCAATGAGCTTTGGTTTAAAACTGCAACCAGTACTATTTCCTGGGATGTTGCCAATACTCAAAATGACGAAATAAACTGTCAATATGTAAACATTGATTTATCTGGCGATGGTGGTCAACACTTTAACACTCGTTTGGCGAGCAAGGTAGATAACAATGGTGAGTTTGATGTTGCAACGCCAAAAATTAACACCAGCACAGCCCGGGTAAAAATAAGCTGTGTAGATAATATCTTTTTTGCTGTCTCAGTAAACACTTTTGCCATCAATAACAACTTCTCTCCTGTTGCCAGCTCTGATCATTTTGAGGTGAGCTTTGAAAGCCAAAACCATCTCGATGTACTAAACAATGACACCGATGAAAACCTTAATGATGAACTAACCCTTGTTTCAATCACTTACCAAGGGCGGGGCGACGTTAGCATAAGCAGTAATCAAATTAGCTACACGCCTGCAGCTGGCTTTAGTGGCAGTGAAAGTTTGAGTTATCAAATTCACGATGAGCAAGGAAATATAGTAACGGCAAATGTGACCATCGATGTGTTAGCGCCAGATAGGAAAGGCGCTGGTGCGACTGGTCAAACTGGCTTCGTCATATTTATATTTTTTATCTTAATCATTCGCAAAAACTTTATTTTTACGACTTTTATCAACAATTTTAATAATAACAATAACCGACGGGCTTTAAATACATAG
- a CDS encoding DUF4136 domain-containing protein — translation MKAIKLVIIPLLVLLSACSTTYEADSDYNSAYNFKAVDSFYVVGDEQYKNPYLSDMNRDRINDSISAELSKLHLDVQNKTSADVLISYFVVTKEKIKVTSTPVTYSRYGTYGQSHINTRDYVEGTIIIDVVDNKSQKSIWRSSIQKSVKELDTPEERSQEIAKVVKALFAGFPTQQI, via the coding sequence ATGAAAGCAATAAAACTAGTGATTATACCTTTGCTGGTACTACTGTCGGCTTGTAGCACAACCTATGAGGCTGACAGCGATTACAATAGTGCCTATAACTTTAAAGCAGTTGATAGCTTTTATGTTGTTGGTGATGAACAGTATAAAAATCCATATTTAAGTGATATGAATAGAGATCGCATTAACGACTCAATTTCAGCAGAACTGTCAAAACTTCATTTAGACGTACAAAATAAAACTTCGGCAGATGTTTTAATTAGTTATTTCGTGGTAACTAAAGAAAAAATTAAAGTCACTTCAACTCCGGTTACCTACAGCAGATATGGTACCTATGGACAATCACATATTAATACTCGCGATTATGTTGAAGGCACGATAATTATAGATGTGGTTGACAACAAATCTCAAAAGTCTATATGGCGAAGCTCAATTCAAAAATCTGTTAAAGAACTTGATACACCAGAAGAGCGTAGTCAAGAAATAGCAAAAGTGGTTAAAGCGTTGTTTGCAGGGTTTCCAACTCAGCAAATATAG
- a CDS encoding S8 family serine peptidase, whose protein sequence is MIFKSTAIAVFASSLLSPAIAQANSGDTSTAASAPAMQGTFAKQPARGVYAITLKADAAGLQHQDPQTKAKLAKITQVQNDVFAFAQRYDNNVKLALRTRLLSNMLTIELNEDAANALKTHADVAVVSLIFSLDEQSNQQMAAKDDSEGFSGGDFNSKYPFLKVNDAGDNVTVAIIGQGVDYTHTALGGEKNDKLDNYGVAFQNVTNAWEGFPNDVVIGGFDFVSESGGYDYNPLEYHSDITDRRWDSLEFKAGYGSATALAVLQAVPNAKILAYKVEGVSYEGDVFRDNYFDAKFVAALELAIDPNLDGDISDRADIIQISRSVGGWTFVDDNDTGHSNSSVGVQFVRDIAATGALVITGAGNFGQNETYYNIAYRGMAPEALTVGFAHREDTSYAINPNSPVGPTRGPVSVLKPDVVSVTDEMIAPRVASNTGYVNLEDNDRLALTRTTAAAASIMDAHPQLTAAEVKALLVNTGINNIANSHGVAQVGGGSVNPIAATTSHALMYQKGNYQPSLNFSQVKVFGQSSFSKEVVIKNLSDKTQHYNVVINKNGDKVNNNAVAVSFPSQITLPPLTEVSVPVTITVDENKLAANPFALTQDFRSANWDKYAINGNITLEHEVSPGASIHIPWLIMPSRGGIFAVDNSFNKDSWTNIRANDNDFRPPHDANWRNKVPYAVTQDYNRVEVENVTNVAQTLYAMPIIYHSEDYRIGTPRTGNIIKTIAGDIVAEQQCLSGNKLSLAITYFDEIQLPTSKHFDRFAGVMTSIQLYNKESIEMADNKARFLDELQNTAGHLTRLDLRLNEQQQFATQYVDQKLPYNPWNPRTRYKWTELETVAVPGGDTIVTNICTDKLFHGPINAETFNDIIGLQFSSDRDNIPGYYDDVLTHNFNLGGHSVVSEIEDQEEVVSVECSAGFIKDNNDNCIKIYDEDTIDVDLAEWVALSVGEDKEEFKFHCGSYDEQETTTCTASHSKTFEFEFRSPNRNPDGLICDFYKESTTAVCHAKNLVRDNGDIEDKLFWRVSFNITGLIAPPPVISDNSFLTGVAIKLKNAAVADIDANWTNQITLQPGERALVSYLRDNACGGTIHNPTSKINPVICSEGGYVFDPVSGFKRIAHNNSTYVRVAKGQEFSVSEDSQIGDVIGTVRTTSKYIRETYGRGSEYYDLWLLDGGFGAPFHLSSQGVLSVRDPQMLDFEDIASYQLTVSSRGGNYQSAADTIKVNVRNANDNAPQLLSAIGDITMVQHQAIENISFAHYFSDIDGIGLVFSASELPQGLDLDKAGILTGTPTVNGEFSASILVTDGVHTLASDIHFNIAKDENSNGEDTEQESKGSSGGAATMLLFAVIALTRRRLVKSIQQAK, encoded by the coding sequence ATGATTTTTAAATCAACCGCTATCGCAGTATTTGCTAGCAGTTTGCTGTCACCAGCAATCGCGCAGGCTAATAGTGGTGATACGTCAACCGCGGCCTCTGCACCGGCTATGCAAGGCACATTTGCCAAGCAGCCAGCACGAGGAGTTTATGCCATCACGCTTAAAGCTGATGCCGCAGGCTTACAACACCAAGATCCACAGACCAAAGCGAAACTTGCCAAAATAACGCAAGTTCAAAACGATGTTTTTGCCTTCGCTCAACGTTACGACAACAACGTCAAACTTGCATTGCGCACGCGCTTATTAAGCAATATGTTGACCATTGAGCTGAATGAAGATGCGGCCAATGCTTTGAAAACTCATGCCGATGTCGCTGTTGTATCTCTTATTTTCAGTTTAGATGAGCAAAGTAACCAGCAAATGGCGGCAAAGGATGATAGCGAAGGTTTTTCTGGCGGCGATTTTAACTCTAAGTACCCGTTTTTAAAAGTTAATGACGCCGGTGACAATGTCACTGTTGCCATCATCGGCCAAGGTGTTGATTACACTCATACCGCTTTAGGTGGTGAAAAAAACGATAAGCTCGATAATTACGGCGTCGCCTTTCAAAACGTCACCAACGCTTGGGAAGGTTTTCCCAATGATGTGGTTATTGGTGGTTTCGATTTTGTCTCAGAAAGTGGCGGTTATGATTACAACCCGCTTGAGTATCATTCAGATATCACCGATAGACGTTGGGACTCGCTAGAATTCAAAGCCGGATATGGCTCTGCTACGGCATTAGCCGTATTGCAAGCCGTACCTAATGCCAAAATATTGGCATACAAGGTGGAAGGTGTTTCCTATGAAGGCGATGTATTTAGAGATAACTACTTTGATGCGAAATTTGTCGCGGCATTAGAGTTAGCGATTGATCCTAATTTAGATGGCGATATTTCTGACCGTGCAGATATTATCCAGATCTCCAGATCTGTTGGTGGCTGGACCTTTGTCGATGATAATGATACGGGCCATTCTAATTCAAGCGTTGGTGTACAGTTTGTACGTGATATTGCCGCAACCGGTGCTTTAGTGATCACCGGTGCTGGTAATTTTGGCCAAAATGAGACTTATTACAATATTGCCTATCGAGGCATGGCCCCAGAGGCGCTAACCGTTGGTTTTGCCCATCGTGAAGATACCAGCTATGCGATTAATCCCAACAGTCCGGTCGGCCCAACCCGTGGTCCGGTGTCGGTATTAAAACCTGATGTAGTATCGGTAACCGATGAAATGATCGCACCGCGCGTGGCCAGTAATACCGGTTATGTTAATTTAGAAGACAATGACAGGCTAGCGCTGACTCGTACTACTGCCGCTGCAGCGAGTATTATGGATGCTCATCCGCAATTAACCGCAGCAGAAGTGAAAGCCTTGTTGGTTAATACCGGCATTAACAATATTGCTAACTCCCACGGTGTTGCCCAAGTTGGCGGCGGCTCGGTAAACCCGATAGCAGCAACAACATCACATGCATTGATGTATCAAAAGGGCAATTACCAGCCAAGCTTGAACTTCTCACAAGTAAAAGTGTTTGGCCAAAGCAGCTTCAGCAAAGAGGTGGTGATTAAAAACCTGTCTGATAAAACCCAACACTATAATGTTGTGATCAATAAAAATGGTGATAAAGTCAATAATAACGCTGTTGCGGTATCGTTCCCATCACAAATTACCCTGCCGCCTCTTACTGAAGTCAGCGTACCTGTCACAATTACCGTTGATGAAAATAAGTTGGCAGCAAATCCATTTGCACTCACACAGGACTTTCGTAGTGCAAATTGGGACAAATATGCGATCAACGGAAACATTACCCTAGAGCATGAAGTAAGCCCTGGAGCATCAATTCATATCCCTTGGTTAATTATGCCAAGTCGTGGTGGAATCTTTGCCGTTGATAACAGTTTTAACAAAGACTCCTGGACCAATATCCGCGCAAATGATAACGACTTTAGACCGCCACACGATGCTAATTGGCGAAATAAAGTGCCATATGCTGTTACTCAAGACTATAACCGTGTGGAAGTGGAGAACGTCACTAATGTAGCGCAAACTTTATATGCTATGCCGATAATTTATCATAGTGAAGATTATCGAATAGGTACCCCGCGCACTGGTAATATCATTAAAACCATTGCTGGCGATATCGTTGCTGAACAGCAATGTTTATCAGGCAACAAGCTAAGCCTGGCAATCACTTACTTTGATGAAATTCAACTGCCGACATCAAAACATTTTGACCGCTTTGCCGGAGTAATGACGTCTATTCAATTGTACAACAAAGAGTCAATTGAAATGGCTGACAACAAAGCAAGGTTTTTGGACGAGTTACAAAATACGGCCGGCCATTTAACCCGTTTAGATCTTCGTTTAAACGAACAACAGCAATTTGCTACTCAGTATGTTGACCAAAAATTACCTTACAACCCATGGAATCCAAGAACTCGCTACAAGTGGACTGAATTAGAAACGGTTGCGGTACCTGGTGGTGATACCATAGTGACCAATATTTGTACGGATAAACTGTTCCACGGTCCTATTAATGCTGAGACGTTTAACGACATCATCGGTCTGCAGTTTTCATCCGATCGGGATAACATCCCGGGCTACTATGATGACGTGTTAACCCATAACTTCAATTTAGGTGGGCACAGTGTTGTCAGTGAAATCGAAGATCAAGAAGAAGTTGTAAGCGTAGAATGTAGTGCCGGATTTATCAAAGATAATAACGACAATTGCATTAAAATTTATGACGAAGACACGATAGATGTCGACTTAGCCGAATGGGTCGCCTTGTCTGTAGGAGAGGATAAAGAAGAGTTCAAATTTCACTGTGGCTCTTATGATGAACAAGAAACTACAACGTGTACTGCTAGTCATTCAAAAACCTTTGAATTTGAATTTCGCTCGCCTAACCGTAACCCTGATGGCCTGATTTGTGACTTTTACAAAGAATCAACAACAGCGGTTTGTCACGCTAAGAACTTGGTTCGTGATAATGGTGATATTGAAGATAAATTGTTCTGGCGCGTGTCTTTTAATATCACTGGCTTAATCGCGCCGCCACCGGTTATTAGCGATAACTCATTTCTTACCGGTGTGGCAATTAAACTGAAAAATGCAGCCGTTGCCGATATTGATGCCAACTGGACTAACCAAATTACCTTGCAACCAGGTGAGCGCGCATTGGTGTCTTATCTTCGCGACAATGCCTGTGGCGGTACAATTCACAACCCAACGTCCAAAATTAATCCGGTGATATGTAGTGAAGGTGGTTATGTATTCGATCCAGTATCAGGCTTTAAACGCATTGCTCATAACAACTCAACTTATGTACGCGTGGCAAAAGGGCAAGAGTTTAGTGTGTCTGAAGATTCCCAAATTGGTGATGTAATTGGCACTGTGCGAACCACCAGCAAGTACATTAGAGAGACTTATGGTCGAGGTAGTGAGTACTACGACCTTTGGCTGCTCGACGGCGGTTTTGGCGCACCATTTCATTTATCATCGCAAGGGGTTTTATCGGTAAGAGACCCACAAATGCTTGATTTTGAAGACATTGCTTCCTATCAGTTAACAGTTTCAAGCCGTGGTGGTAATTATCAATCAGCAGCTGACACCATTAAGGTGAATGTGCGCAATGCCAATGATAATGCTCCGCAACTGCTCTCCGCCATAGGTGATATTACCATGGTTCAACATCAGGCAATTGAAAACATCAGCTTTGCTCATTATTTCTCCGATATCGACGGCATAGGCTTGGTGTTTAGCGCCAGCGAATTACCGCAAGGCTTGGACTTAGACAAGGCTGGCATATTAACTGGTACGCCTACGGTAAATGGTGAATTCAGCGCCAGTATTTTGGTTACCGACGGTGTTCATACCTTAGCCAGCGATATTCACTTTAATATCGCCAAAGATGAAAATTCAAACGGTGAAGATACAGAGCAAGAGTCTAAAGGCTCCTCAGGTGGTGCTGCAACCATGTTGCTATTTGCCGTTATCGCGCTAACCCGCCGTCGTTTAGTTAAGAGCATTCAGCAAGCTAAATAA
- a CDS encoding DUF1214 domain-containing protein has translation MFKLVHIKIYCIFVSIFLLSSCHDNSATISEINPMKAETKVIVTNDNFVTAKTDRQMQKYVKRFSAFGKFFHSRWMYDLNNQDTKHVNLDTLYSYAIVDLTTPLDITMPETHGKYQSLMVVNQSHSITAYYAGKYTLTKSEVGSRYAFLVIRTFIDHTDKESLLIAHKLQDSVLLKQESIGEFSVPEYDEESFAKVNEKILLTELDKDQLLEGYGQASKVDPEKNRYSAAFSWGGLPQKYAMYIFGNIKNDDGVTPHSLTVNDVPVDAFWSISIYNKRGYYEISDKAVYSINSTRLKKNVDGSITINFGNSGAINNLNIFKKWHYVVRLYKPQASLIDKQWHFPSAEEIN, from the coding sequence ATGTTTAAGCTAGTACATATTAAAATTTACTGCATTTTTGTATCAATCTTTTTACTATCGTCATGTCATGACAACTCTGCAACAATAAGTGAAATCAACCCAATGAAGGCTGAAACTAAAGTTATTGTAACTAACGATAACTTTGTAACGGCAAAAACCGATAGGCAAATGCAAAAATACGTAAAGAGATTTTCTGCCTTTGGTAAATTTTTTCATAGCAGATGGATGTATGATTTAAACAATCAAGATACTAAGCATGTAAATTTAGATACGCTTTATTCCTATGCTATCGTTGATTTAACTACTCCCCTTGATATAACCATGCCAGAAACTCACGGAAAGTATCAATCATTAATGGTTGTTAATCAGAGTCATTCAATTACAGCTTATTATGCAGGTAAATACACCTTAACTAAAAGTGAAGTTGGTAGCCGATATGCTTTTCTTGTCATTCGAACTTTTATTGACCATACAGATAAAGAAAGTTTATTAATAGCTCATAAATTGCAAGATTCCGTGCTGTTGAAGCAAGAAAGTATCGGTGAATTTTCTGTGCCTGAATATGACGAGGAGAGCTTTGCAAAAGTTAATGAAAAAATACTACTAACAGAGCTGGATAAAGATCAATTACTAGAAGGTTATGGTCAAGCTAGTAAGGTTGACCCTGAAAAAAATAGATATTCTGCAGCTTTTTCTTGGGGAGGTTTACCACAAAAATATGCTATGTATATCTTCGGGAATATTAAAAATGATGATGGAGTAACCCCGCACTCTTTAACGGTAAATGATGTGCCTGTTGATGCCTTTTGGTCTATCAGTATATACAATAAACGCGGTTATTATGAAATAAGCGATAAGGCAGTTTACAGCATAAATAGTACAAGATTGAAAAAAAACGTCGATGGCAGTATTACTATAAACTTTGGTAACTCAGGAGCAATAAATAACTTAAACATTTTTAAAAAATGGCATTATGTCGTTAGATTATATAAACCCCAAGCGTCTCTGATAGATAAACAATGGCACTTTCCCTCAGCTGAAGAAATTAACTGA
- a CDS encoding winged helix-turn-helix domain-containing protein: protein MIKLTFAKYKIDRFTINCHELTVASDEKSIKLPVKVFELLKLFILNADSFVQRSHAIDVIWEGNEGVGKRGYTNAMWQLRKAFGDLGAENEEVFKTLHKVGYFLVITPKPIASDAEVEAAQQPNASLKPWQKGWMIASVASLLLIVIAGLSYLLYTQEDKYQFADHVALQVTELQGIEEQPAVSYNERYLAFRWQEDENESQLYIQDLFDNHKPIRALTGGQAKKSSPVWSVTGDTVAFLLLTKKGECQVRTKHIFTEKIKILDTGCFYQHQQSGLSWSDDGQFLIYPKVINGEAQLFSLKLVSNKSKKQAKPVSFPKASEQDVMGLYSQDNSQLVFVRIKDNKTSLVKSEVNKKDKILISDLEGILGLDWHYSTNSIYMTIFNNGNYSTQRYGLKDQTLEEIDYIDSSSGLSISQSNNKVYFSRHLDHEFIIQDSLLQDNREVSRVKSIYRNYFGRYVPNTGAVLFVSDRSGEIDLWIKSVKGKKNLTNGIGEVLNSAVSPKSDKFVVSLKADETNEYQLYLGDLPNGILTPLNTGELEPKNPTWNRSGDAIYFSSKTKAGSGIFTMNIYNSTITQVTFENDIYAIEGDDNMLYITKEGEDGIWQFNPETQNSIRIIEGLQQGDFGNFFWENNSIYFIYRDDESDILLNYLGEDTFKITTKFPSDTIHKGFGISTADQQTFLLTRNRVYDANIYSTEIIKQ, encoded by the coding sequence ATGATTAAATTAACTTTTGCAAAATACAAAATTGATAGGTTTACCATTAATTGTCATGAATTAACGGTAGCAAGTGATGAAAAGTCGATAAAGTTGCCCGTTAAGGTATTTGAATTATTAAAACTGTTTATTTTAAATGCGGACAGTTTCGTACAAAGAAGCCACGCCATAGACGTTATTTGGGAAGGGAATGAAGGTGTTGGCAAACGAGGTTATACCAATGCTATGTGGCAGTTGCGTAAAGCCTTTGGCGACTTAGGCGCTGAAAATGAAGAGGTTTTCAAAACTTTACATAAAGTTGGGTATTTTTTAGTTATAACGCCAAAGCCTATCGCTTCAGACGCTGAGGTAGAAGCAGCACAACAACCAAATGCTAGTTTAAAGCCTTGGCAAAAAGGCTGGATGATAGCGTCGGTTGCCTCTTTACTTTTAATAGTAATTGCTGGTCTTAGTTATCTTTTATACACCCAAGAGGATAAATATCAATTTGCAGATCATGTGGCTTTACAAGTGACAGAGTTGCAGGGGATTGAAGAGCAGCCTGCGGTTTCTTACAACGAACGGTATCTAGCCTTTCGCTGGCAAGAGGACGAAAACGAATCTCAACTATATATTCAAGACTTATTTGATAATCATAAACCAATAAGAGCGTTGACTGGTGGTCAGGCTAAAAAATCGTCGCCAGTTTGGTCGGTCACTGGTGACACGGTTGCGTTTTTACTCTTGACCAAAAAAGGGGAATGTCAGGTACGTACGAAGCATATCTTTACCGAAAAAATTAAAATTTTAGATACCGGTTGCTTTTATCAACACCAACAAAGTGGCTTATCATGGTCTGACGATGGTCAGTTTCTCATTTATCCAAAAGTAATTAATGGTGAGGCACAGTTATTCAGCTTAAAATTAGTTAGTAATAAGTCTAAAAAACAAGCAAAGCCAGTTAGTTTTCCTAAAGCCAGTGAACAAGATGTTATGGGGTTATATTCTCAAGATAACAGCCAACTTGTATTTGTAAGAATTAAAGATAATAAAACCAGTCTAGTTAAATCAGAGGTGAACAAAAAAGATAAAATTCTTATTAGTGACCTTGAAGGTATTCTAGGTCTTGATTGGCATTACAGTACAAATTCTATTTATATGACCATTTTCAACAATGGTAATTATTCTACACAAAGGTATGGCTTAAAAGATCAGACGTTAGAAGAAATTGATTATATCGATTCATCCTCGGGCTTGAGCATTAGTCAATCGAATAATAAAGTATATTTTTCCAGGCATTTAGATCATGAATTTATAATCCAGGACTCATTATTGCAAGATAACCGAGAAGTAAGTCGGGTAAAATCTATCTATCGTAATTATTTTGGTCGTTATGTCCCCAACACTGGTGCCGTTCTGTTTGTTTCAGACCGCTCAGGAGAAATCGATTTATGGATAAAGTCTGTAAAAGGTAAAAAAAACTTAACCAACGGTATTGGTGAAGTGTTGAACTCAGCAGTGTCACCCAAAAGTGATAAGTTTGTAGTCAGTTTAAAAGCAGACGAAACTAATGAGTATCAACTTTACTTAGGCGACTTGCCCAACGGAATATTAACCCCGCTGAATACCGGCGAATTAGAGCCAAAAAATCCAACCTGGAATCGTAGCGGTGATGCAATTTATTTTTCGTCAAAAACAAAAGCTGGCTCTGGAATATTCACCATGAATATCTATAATTCAACGATCACCCAAGTTACCTTTGAAAATGATATATACGCAATTGAGGGCGATGATAATATGCTGTATATAACGAAAGAAGGTGAGGATGGAATTTGGCAGTTTAACCCTGAAACACAAAATTCAATTCGGATTATTGAAGGGTTACAGCAAGGCGATTTTGGAAACTTCTTTTGGGAAAATAACAGTATCTATTTTATCTACCGTGATGATGAAAGTGATATCTTATTGAATTATTTAGGTGAGGATACATTTAAAATCACTACCAAATTTCCCTCAGATACCATCCATAAAGGCTTTGGCATATCAACTGCAGATCAGCAAACATTTTTGCTAACACGTAACCGCGTATATGATGCAAATATCTATTCAACTGAAATTATAAAGCAGTAA